Below is a window of Drosophila nasuta strain 15112-1781.00 chromosome X, ASM2355853v1, whole genome shotgun sequence DNA.
tgaacaacaacaataatagcaatGGCAAAAGTTTAATGAGTTCAagttttataaatgaaaagacaGGTGTCCTTGCAGCACAAAAATCCCAATCTCAGACGTAAACAGCACGCTACGCGCCACAGACGTTCACTTTGTGCTCTGTCGGCGGAGGCATGAAACCAAATgcagacaacgacgacgacgaagatgGCGACGAACAAAATCCCGATCATTTCGAAGGTGATCCACGTCCACTGCCCTACGACTTTCAAAAGGAATTAATCGAAAACTCCAATAGGCACATACGCATCTGTGAAGTCTTCGTGCCCTCGTCCAAAGGTATGTTAATGTTGGAGCTTAAAGCGTcggtattttcattttaaaataccaatattttcatagaaatttaaattcgaaatgtTGGTATTTAGAGCAGCTGAAATTTCCCTAGGGACATTATTGAAAAATCCCTTTCCTTGTTAGAGGAGTTCCCCTGCTGGTGGTCATCTATCTCACTCTAATCCATTTACGCGAAACtgtctaatttatttttctgtttcttaCAGTTTATCCTATCACTTCCAAGTTTTACGCCAAATACGAGTCACATGGCAATCAGTTGCCGCAGCGCCAAAGGCAAAGCACCAGACTGTCGTCGGAATATCCGTTGTTGGAGTCGCAGGTTTATGGCTGGATGCCGCTGCAGTGTCGAGACGCCGCcaagtatttaaattgcatacaTGCACCCAAGCGACGTTGTCGCATGACAATACACGGCGAACAAATCATTGCCGGACGAATTACCGAGCGACCGCCATTCAACGGCCTACAATTCATACTTCActaggaacaacaacaagaaaaaacccAATATATTTGCAGTAACGATGTAGCCAGTGTGTCTGTTAATTGTGTCtcgaaaaatatactaaaataattgtattttgttggcgGTTACACTTCAAGTCAGACATGGTAATTTTAAAGTGAAAGTTCATTAAagttgaaaagaaataaagtcAAAGTAGATAAATTTTGTTATGATTCGCAAATGTTTACTATGCCAATAAAAATCCTCAAAAATTCAACAGCGTGGCAACGTCTTTTATTGCGGTAAGTTGGCAGCGCGGTCGATGCCAATGTTTACTTCTAATGCGGTTTTTgtctcaaaatatatttaaaactgtaAATAAAACGTAAAATGGGCATAAGTTTGGcacgaaataaaaatacaatacacgTCACAACGCTGAGAAAAATGGTAAGCAAACGTAAATAAACCAGCGAGGTGCGAAAGAAGTCGaagttcatttattttatgggcattatttttgttgttgcccctgGCAGCAGCAAATCACTTAATGGctaaacatttcaataaacctgattatattaatttattaacaggTGCAGCCAAATAGAGAGAACTTTGATACCACTTCTACGGCTTTGAATCCGGATCAATTGCTATGTGGAGCATTCAATGCCCTGCAAAGATTATGTaggtatacaaaatatgttaGATATTCTACCTATGTAGCTCCTTCCTTCTTTTCGTTCGTTTTTGATCAGTGAACTAAGTCGTTCTTTTGTTAGTCAAATTTCGTTCCCAAGAACGGAACAAAATCATCCGAATAAGAGTGAACTACTATTACAATGAACTTGTTATTTTCGATCACGGTCACAC
It encodes the following:
- the LOC132797161 gene encoding uncharacterized protein LOC132797161, giving the protein MKPNADNDDDEDGDEQNPDHFEGDPRPLPYDFQKELIENSNRHIRICEVFVPSSKVYPITSKFYAKYESHGNQLPQRQRQSTRLSSEYPLLESQVYGWMPLQCRDAAKYLNCIHAPKRRCRMTIHGEQIIAGRITERPPFNGLQFILH